Proteins found in one Triticum aestivum cultivar Chinese Spring chromosome 4D, IWGSC CS RefSeq v2.1, whole genome shotgun sequence genomic segment:
- the LOC123099930 gene encoding vicilin-like seed storage protein At2g28490, whose amino-acid sequence MMRRGVAAMAPLLVLLLLLSGWSAMGTPRLRERWEEGEGEWRPEEEAKGGGGGGGTGKGLFLLDKVEKVVESEGGSVHVVRGLPASGVPEAPWQHGGWSAGCGACREGLMHIGFITMEPKTLFVPQYIDSNLILFVQRGDVKVGWIHKGGLVEKQLKMGDVLQIDAGSTFYMVNTGKGQRLHIICSIDASDSAGFAPYQSFYLGGGGKRTSVLAGFEPKILVTALNTTFDELERILPVKPLGPFVSYTTESGGKEHGQGDKRDVGENGRESEPWRPVGRGNDDERGSGQSTWTWSWRKLMSRFIGGELNKKSDKTVRAPEPYNLFDHEPSFRNTYGWSISVDKHDYHPLDHSDIGVYLVNLTAGSMMAPHVNPRATEYGVVLAGEGVIQVVFPNGSLAMSAEARAGDVFWIPRHFPFVQVASRGGPFVFFGFTTSARRNKPQFLTGPTSVLRMMLGPELAAGLGVPEKELKDVMEAQKVAVIEPPLPEKEKGGKEREPFVMKQVAME is encoded by the exons ATGATGCGTCGCGGGGTTGCCGCCATGGCGCCGCTGCTCGTGCTGCTTCTCCTCCTCTCGGGGTGGTCGGCGATGGGGACTCCGCGCTTACGCGAGAggtgggaggagggggagggggagtggCGGCCGGAGGAAGAGGCtaagggcggcggcggaggtggcgggaCTGGGAAAGGGCTGTTCTTGCTGGACAAGGTGGAGAAGGTGGTGGAGTCGGAAGGTGGGAGTGTGCACGTCGTGCGCGGGCTGCCAGCGTCCGGCGTGCCGGAAGCACCGTGGCAGCACGGCGGGTGGTCCGCGGGGTGCGGTGCTTGCCGAGAGGGGCTCATGCACATCGGCTTCAtaaccatggagcccaagacgctGTTCGTGCCGCAGTACATAGACTCCAACCTCATCCTCTTCGTGCAGCGAG GGGATGTGAAGGTTGGATGGATCCACAAGGGCGGTCTCGTGGAGAAGCAGCTCAAGATGGGCGACGTCCTCCAGATCGACGCCGGCTCCACCTTCTACATGGTCAACACAGGCAAAGGCCAGAGGCTGCACATCATATGCAGTATCGACGCCTCGGATAGCGCAGGCTTCGCACCTTATCAG TCCTTCTATCTTGGTGGGGGAGGGAAACGGACGTCAGTGCTGGCCGGCTTCGAGCCAAAGATTCTTGTCACCGCTCTCAAT ACCACTTTCGACGAATTGGAAAGAATCTTACCCGTGAAACCTCTGGGCCCTTTCGTGTCCTACACAACGGAGAGCGGTGGCAAAGAGCATGGACAGGGAGACAAGCGTGATGTGGGAGAAAATGGAAGGGAGAGCGAGCCATGGAGACCAGTGGGGAGAGGCAACGACGACGAACGCGGTAGCGGGCAATCCACTTGGACTTGGTCGTGGAGGAAACTGATGAGCAGGTTCATCGGAGGGGAGCTGAACAAGAAGTCGGACAAGACTGTGCGCGCGCCGGAGCCTTACAACCTGTTCGATCACGAGCCCAGCTTCCGGAACACCTACGGGTGGAGCATCTCCGTCGACAAGCACGACTACCATCCCTTGGACCACTCCGACATCGGCGTCTATCTCGTCAACCTCACCGCC GGCTCGATGATGGCGCCACACGTGAACCCGAGGGCGACGGAGTACGGCGTGGTGCTCGCCGGGGAAGGCGTCATCCAGGTGGTCTTCCCGAACGGGTCGCTTGCGATGAGCGCGGAGGCGCGTGCCGGCGACGTGTTCTGGATCCCACGCCACTTCCCGTTCgtccaggtggcgtcgcggggcggACCGTTCGTGTTCTTCGGGTTCACCACGTCGGCGCGGCGGAACAAGCCGCAGTTCCTGACAGGCCCCACCTCTGTCCTCCGCATGATGCTCGGGCCGGAGCTCGCGGCCGGGTTGGGCGTCCCTGAGAAGGAATTGAAGGACGTGATGGAGGCCCAGAAGGTGGCGGTGATCGAGCCGCCGTTgccggagaaggagaagggggggaaggagagggaacCGTTTGTTATGAAGCAAGTGGCGATGGAGTGA
- the LOC123097542 gene encoding pentatricopeptide repeat-containing protein At3g53700, chloroplastic gives MASLYHSSLPLSPPSSSCHGVLSLAPRTAAPFVCLCRAPPQDDHDAELLGALQSNGNGSLLREQHPASAKVLESGSAELGDGSGGGRRSSQAQLRARDCARRIMSLPMEERVKVLDLLQRDDTALTISDYNDIISALARGGDYDSAVALFRALEPNGVVEPDAHSFAIAVQCFCRKGAPDEAKETLDEMVARGYLPSVAAFSAVVGCLCKRGRVTRAMDVFDTMRAVGSEPTIRTYNSLIGGLCYVGRLEEARDLLNKLKDSPKQTADIYTFTIVLDGFCKVGRTEDAMAIFEDAIRMGLSPTIFTYNALLNGHCKEGNLLKAYDLLMEMCDNDDCPPDKISFSIVLPALLRAGEITAAWKTFKRMEHAGFQADSRALDTLARGLCRQCAADISVLRDAKEVFGKVVAAGHEPVSYTYCLMAQALARGGEVDAAVAILDDMVRKGYALRKRAYTDVVRALCDRSRTHDALRVLAAVITKDFVPGRNAFDALLEELSRQGRWPDAMAVYAAAVKRGVVVSLKRHVKEALARESPARLGVP, from the coding sequence ATGGCGTCTCTCTACCACTCCTCCCTCCCGCTCTCCCCGCCGTCCTCCAGCTGCCATGGTGTCCTCTCCTTGGCCCCTCGAACCGCGGCGCCCTTCGTCTGCCTCTGCAGAGCGCCACCGCAAGACGACCACGACGCGGAGCTCCTCGGCGCGCTCCAGTCCAACGGCAACGGCAGCCTCCTCAGAGAACAACATCCCGCGTCAGCCAAAGTTCTAGAGTCGGGCTCTGCGGAATTGggtgacggcagcggcggcgggaggaggagctctCAGGCTCAGCTCCGGGCGCGTGACTGCGCGAGGCGGATCATGAGCCTCCCCATGGAGGAGCGGGTGAAGGTGCTCGACCTCCTGCAGCGCGACGACACGGCGCTCACCATCTCCGACTACAACGACATCATCTCCGCGCTCGCGAGGGGCGGGGACTACGACTCCGCGGTCGCGCTCTTCAGGGCGCTCGAGCCCAACGGCGTCGTTGAGCCGGACGCCCACTCTTTCGCCATCGCCGTGCAGTGCTTCTGCAGGAAGGGCGCGCCCGACGAGGCAAAGGAGACGCTCGACGAGATGGTGGCTCGCGGTTACCTCCCCAGTGTGGCCGCCTTCTCCGCCGTCGTGGGCTGCCTCTGCAAACGTGGACGCGTCACCAGGGCCATGGATGTGTTCGACACCATGCGTGCCGTCGGGAGCGAGCCCACCATCCGCACGTACAACAGCCTCATCGGCGGGCTCTGCTACGTCGGCCGCCTCGAGGAGGCGCGGGACCTCCTCAACAAGCTCAAGGACTCGCCCAAGCAAACGGCGGACATCTACACCTTCACCATTGTGCTGGACGGGTTCTGCAAGGTAGGCAGGACGGAGGACGCCATGGCCATCTTCGAAGATGCCATCCGGATGGGCCTCTCGCCCACGATTTTCACCTACAACGCGCTGCTCAACGGCCACTGCAAGGAGGGGAACCTGCTGAAAGCGTATGACCTGCTCATGGAGATGTGCGACAACGACGACTGCCCGCCGGACAAGATCAGCTTCAGCATTGTGCTGCCGGCGTTGCTGCGGGCAGGCGAGATCACCGCGGCGTGGAAGACGTTCAAACGCATGGAGCACGCCGGGTTCCAGGCGGACAGCCGCGCGTTGGACACGCTGGCCCGGGGCCTATGCCGGCAGTGTGCGGCGGACATATCGGTCCTGAGGGACGCCAAGGAGGTGTTCGGCAAGGTGGTGGCGGCCGGGCACGAGCCGGTGTCGTACACGTACTGCCTGATGGCGCAGGCCCTGGCGCGCGGCGGCGAGGTGGACGCGGCCGTGGCCATACTGGACGACATGGTGCGCAAGGGGTACGCGCTGCGGAAGCGCGCGTACACGGACGTGGTGCGCGCGCTGTGCGACCGGAGCAGGACGCACGACGCTCTCCGGGTGCTGGCGGCGGTGATCACCAAGGACTTCGTGCCCGGCCGGAACGCGTTCGACGCGCTGCTCGAAGAGCTCAGCCGGCAGGGGAGGTGGCCCGACGCCATGGCCGTGTACGCCGCTGCGGTGAAGCGGGGCGTGGTGGTGTCGCTGAAGCGTCACGTCAAGGAGGCGCTGGCACGGGAATCGCCGGCGCGGTTGGGTGTCCCATAG